Proteins from a single region of Bombus huntii isolate Logan2020A chromosome 2, iyBomHunt1.1, whole genome shotgun sequence:
- the LOC126878265 gene encoding uncharacterized protein C2orf42 isoform X1: protein MSNEERLRKLLSDLGKATLRGIRKCPKCGTYNGSRGLCCKNKYCDAVFKEPGEKRKLSTEACKLITGTTAQVFSVRVRDKGPDYRGFVQLPLINATISNEMITLISQSTALCFVDSCERSFDTSVLKCHEKNSSDTPVSACQHIQAALRCYAEAQPLTLRNSILSSLNVNNEMKQEIWLLATETSGPLVQRVSKNIMAVKCKASPKHPLGYLHFSLFVTKLKDRIEHRYFCSCSTFKGIGKTTGDKPDVAQSSQNKRCVHFYACICAFASDTKLSEEFSYYINLDQNDLSVSKPLTTVLQNDEQDKIVGIDLDGLTTDDTDTHLLIFRDDTLTVQSLDGNRLDLDSMNLESTILPHSIVENIGVECDRTLLEDNNMVSQVNNLEVINENGVQLGGNTVKIMDDQTSMDSKYNVLNNSQYILNDNIKILNTGTLKVLDTNAILDVNNMKIIDTNTVSNTTGVKIVDKNMLIQYDTGSISNTESNSITQPISTKRKRDDKPTSTNTTSLNNLSSIEPRKAKTKLHIVKKYQNPCEDLDEANINLPFIKWLASITERINQTMHFQFDGKPDPLVFHVPQIFFDCLRERISCGGKKKRLPNSTTAFVRKDGVPLGTFTKYTWQITNILHVKSIFETPLIPLEITRSFVQNADGTYELYKREETEIDRYKKTNNNALIKPLELKTYLKVGNTSPNQVEPTPFLIEWIPDILPISKIGELRIRFEFGHVKNETNHRWRKIALLKNY, encoded by the exons ATGTCTAATGAGGAGCGTTTGAGGAAGTTACTATCTGACTTAGGTAAAGCTACATTACGTGGAATTCGTAAATGCCCAAAATGTGGAACTTATAATGGATCTCGTGGTTTGTGTTGTAAAAACAAATATTGTGATGCTGTATTTAAGGAACCTGGTGAAAAAAGGAAACTATCAACAGAAGCATGTAAGCTTATTACGGGCACAACTGCTCAAGTTTTTTCTGTTAGAGTACGTGATAAAGGCCCAGACTATCGTGGATTTGTTCAATTACCACTGATAAATGCCACAATTTCTAATGAAATGATAACACTAATTTCACAATCCACTGCATTATGTTTTGTTGATAGTTGTGAAAGAAGTTTTGATACTAGTGTTCTTAAATGTCAT GAAAAGAATTCGTCCGATACGCCTGTCTCTGCATGTCAACATATACAGGCTGCCTTAAGATGCTATGCAGAGGCACAGCCATTAACTTTAAGGAACTCTATTCTATCAtctttaaatgtaaataatgaAATGAAACAAGAAATTTGGTTACTTGCTACTGAAACTTCAGGACCTTTAGTACAACGAGTATCCAAAAATATAATGGCAGTCAAATGCAAAGCTTCACCAAAACATCCATTAGGGTACCttcatttttctctctttgttACAAAATTGAAAGATAGAATTGAACATCGTTATTTTTGTTCTTGTTCCACATTTAAA GGCATAGGGAAAACAACAGGAGACAAACCAGATGTAGCGCAGTCTTCTCAGAATAAACGTTGTGTACATTTTTATGCTTGTATTTGTGCATTTGCTAGCGATACAAAATTATCAGAAGAATTTAGTTATTATATTAACTTAGATCAGAATGATTTAAGTGTATCGAAACCACTAACAACAGTGTTACAAAATGATGAACAAGATAAAATAGTAGGCATTG ATCTTGATGGTTTAACAACGGATGATACAGATACAcatcttttaatatttcgagATGATACTTTAACAGTTCAGAGCTTAGATGGAAATAGATTAGATTTGGATTCAATGAATTTAGAGTCTACAATTCTACCACATAGTATTGTTGAAAATATTGGAGTAGAATGTGATCGTACCTTATTAGAAGATAATAATATGGTATCACAA GTGAATAATTTAGAAGTAATTAATGAAAATGGTGTACAACTTGGTGGAAATACCGTTAAGATAATGGATGATCAGACAAGCATGGATTCTAAATATAATGTGCTTAATAATAGCCAATATATATTAAACGATaatataaagatattaaatacTGGAACATTGAAAGTTCTTGATACAAATGCTATTTTAGATGTAAATAACATGAAAATAATTGATACTAATACTGTTTCAAATACTACTGGTGTAAAAATAGTAGATAAAAACATGTTAATACAATATGATACTGGCAGTATATCAAATACGGAAAGTAATAGTATAACACAGCCAATTTCAACAAAGCGAAAAAGAGATGACAAACCAACAAGCACAAACACCACAAGTCTGAATAATTTAAGTTCAATAGAACCAAGAAAAGctaaaacaaaattacatattgtTAAGAAGTATCAAAATCCTTGCGAAGATTTGGACGAAGctaatataaatttacctTTCATCAAATGGCTTGCATCGATAACAGAAAGAATAAATCAAACTATGCATTTTCAATTTGATGGAAAACCAGATCCCTTAGTATTTCATGTAccacaaatattttttgattgTTTACGAGAAAGAATATCATGTGGTGGCAAAAAGAAACGTTTGCCAAATTCAACAACGGCATTTGTTAGAAAAGACGGTGTACCGTTAGGTACATTTACCAAATATACGTGGCAAATTACTAATATTTTACATGTCAAAAGTATTTTTGAGACACCTCTAATACCTTTGGAAATCACAAGAAGTTTTGTTCAAAACGCGGATGGTACATATGAATTgtataaaagagaagaaacggaAATAGACCGATACAAAAAAACCAATAATAACGCATTAATTAAACCCTTAGAATTAAAAACGTATTTGAAAGTTG gAAATACTTCTCCAAATCAAGTTGAACCAACACCATTTTTGATAGAATGGATACCAGATATTTTACCAATATCAAAAATTGGTGAACTTAGAATTAGATTTGAATTTGGTCATGTAAAAAATGAGACAAACCATAGATGGAGGAAAATAGCTCtactaaaaaattattaa
- the LOC126878271 gene encoding transcription factor BTF3 homolog 4-like, producing the protein MNPEKLKKLQAQVRIGGKGTPRRKKKVVHATAATDDKKLQSCLKKLSVNTIPGIEEVNMIKDDGTVIHFNNPKAQASLSANTFAITGHGENKQITDMLPGIISQLGPEGVTQLKRLASTVSGSTVGKSTLEEDDEVPDLVENFDEASKEEVAPKKEVDENDKAAGDKKEAVTIDEKKEAPLATPEA; encoded by the exons ATGAATCCTGAAAAGTTGAAGAAGCTTCAAGCTCAAGTACGAATCGGCGGTAAGGGAACACCCCGACGCAAGAAGAAG gtTGTTCATGCTACTGCTGCTACAGATGATAAGAAATTACAAAGTTGTTTAAAAAAGTTGTCTGTGAATACAATTCCTGGAATAGAGGAGGTTAATATGATTAAGGATGATGGTACTGTCATCCACTTCAATAATCCAAAAGCTCAAGCTAGTTTATCTGCTAACACATTTGCCATTACTGGTCATGGTGAGAATAAACAAATAACTGACATGTTACCGGGAATAATAAGTCAGTTGGGTCCTGAAGGTGTTACACAGTTAAAGCGACTAGCAAGCACAGTTTCTGGAAGCACAGTTGGTAAATCAACTTTGGAAGAAGATGATGAGGTACCAGATTTAGTGGAAAACTTTGATGAAGCTAGCAAAGAGGAG GTTGCTCCAAAAAAGGAAGTggatgaaaatgataaagcAGCTGGTGATAAAAAAGAAGCTGTTACGATtgatgaaaagaaagaagccCCCTTAGCTACACCTGAAGCTTAA
- the LOC126878265 gene encoding uncharacterized protein C2orf42 isoform X2 → MITLISQSTALCFVDSCERSFDTSVLKCHEKNSSDTPVSACQHIQAALRCYAEAQPLTLRNSILSSLNVNNEMKQEIWLLATETSGPLVQRVSKNIMAVKCKASPKHPLGYLHFSLFVTKLKDRIEHRYFCSCSTFKGIGKTTGDKPDVAQSSQNKRCVHFYACICAFASDTKLSEEFSYYINLDQNDLSVSKPLTTVLQNDEQDKIVGIDLDGLTTDDTDTHLLIFRDDTLTVQSLDGNRLDLDSMNLESTILPHSIVENIGVECDRTLLEDNNMVSQVNNLEVINENGVQLGGNTVKIMDDQTSMDSKYNVLNNSQYILNDNIKILNTGTLKVLDTNAILDVNNMKIIDTNTVSNTTGVKIVDKNMLIQYDTGSISNTESNSITQPISTKRKRDDKPTSTNTTSLNNLSSIEPRKAKTKLHIVKKYQNPCEDLDEANINLPFIKWLASITERINQTMHFQFDGKPDPLVFHVPQIFFDCLRERISCGGKKKRLPNSTTAFVRKDGVPLGTFTKYTWQITNILHVKSIFETPLIPLEITRSFVQNADGTYELYKREETEIDRYKKTNNNALIKPLELKTYLKVGNTSPNQVEPTPFLIEWIPDILPISKIGELRIRFEFGHVKNETNHRWRKIALLKNY, encoded by the exons ATGATAACACTAATTTCACAATCCACTGCATTATGTTTTGTTGATAGTTGTGAAAGAAGTTTTGATACTAGTGTTCTTAAATGTCAT GAAAAGAATTCGTCCGATACGCCTGTCTCTGCATGTCAACATATACAGGCTGCCTTAAGATGCTATGCAGAGGCACAGCCATTAACTTTAAGGAACTCTATTCTATCAtctttaaatgtaaataatgaAATGAAACAAGAAATTTGGTTACTTGCTACTGAAACTTCAGGACCTTTAGTACAACGAGTATCCAAAAATATAATGGCAGTCAAATGCAAAGCTTCACCAAAACATCCATTAGGGTACCttcatttttctctctttgttACAAAATTGAAAGATAGAATTGAACATCGTTATTTTTGTTCTTGTTCCACATTTAAA GGCATAGGGAAAACAACAGGAGACAAACCAGATGTAGCGCAGTCTTCTCAGAATAAACGTTGTGTACATTTTTATGCTTGTATTTGTGCATTTGCTAGCGATACAAAATTATCAGAAGAATTTAGTTATTATATTAACTTAGATCAGAATGATTTAAGTGTATCGAAACCACTAACAACAGTGTTACAAAATGATGAACAAGATAAAATAGTAGGCATTG ATCTTGATGGTTTAACAACGGATGATACAGATACAcatcttttaatatttcgagATGATACTTTAACAGTTCAGAGCTTAGATGGAAATAGATTAGATTTGGATTCAATGAATTTAGAGTCTACAATTCTACCACATAGTATTGTTGAAAATATTGGAGTAGAATGTGATCGTACCTTATTAGAAGATAATAATATGGTATCACAA GTGAATAATTTAGAAGTAATTAATGAAAATGGTGTACAACTTGGTGGAAATACCGTTAAGATAATGGATGATCAGACAAGCATGGATTCTAAATATAATGTGCTTAATAATAGCCAATATATATTAAACGATaatataaagatattaaatacTGGAACATTGAAAGTTCTTGATACAAATGCTATTTTAGATGTAAATAACATGAAAATAATTGATACTAATACTGTTTCAAATACTACTGGTGTAAAAATAGTAGATAAAAACATGTTAATACAATATGATACTGGCAGTATATCAAATACGGAAAGTAATAGTATAACACAGCCAATTTCAACAAAGCGAAAAAGAGATGACAAACCAACAAGCACAAACACCACAAGTCTGAATAATTTAAGTTCAATAGAACCAAGAAAAGctaaaacaaaattacatattgtTAAGAAGTATCAAAATCCTTGCGAAGATTTGGACGAAGctaatataaatttacctTTCATCAAATGGCTTGCATCGATAACAGAAAGAATAAATCAAACTATGCATTTTCAATTTGATGGAAAACCAGATCCCTTAGTATTTCATGTAccacaaatattttttgattgTTTACGAGAAAGAATATCATGTGGTGGCAAAAAGAAACGTTTGCCAAATTCAACAACGGCATTTGTTAGAAAAGACGGTGTACCGTTAGGTACATTTACCAAATATACGTGGCAAATTACTAATATTTTACATGTCAAAAGTATTTTTGAGACACCTCTAATACCTTTGGAAATCACAAGAAGTTTTGTTCAAAACGCGGATGGTACATATGAATTgtataaaagagaagaaacggaAATAGACCGATACAAAAAAACCAATAATAACGCATTAATTAAACCCTTAGAATTAAAAACGTATTTGAAAGTTG gAAATACTTCTCCAAATCAAGTTGAACCAACACCATTTTTGATAGAATGGATACCAGATATTTTACCAATATCAAAAATTGGTGAACTTAGAATTAGATTTGAATTTGGTCATGTAAAAAATGAGACAAACCATAGATGGAGGAAAATAGCTCtactaaaaaattattaa